The Candidatus Falkowbacteria bacterium nucleotide sequence TAAGTCCAGAATGAAAAATAAAAAAGGTGAAAATATCTCAAATCTGATCAAGGAGGGAGCACTGGCTGCTCTTGGGAATATCCAAAGAGCCAATGTCGAGGCTTTTGTTTTTATGGATGGCTCACCGAGTTGCGGTGTATATCGCACATCGCTCAAGAATGCTAGGCTGGGTAAGCCACCGGGAATATTTGGTTCATTGCTTTTGAAAGAGCAATTATTTCTCATACCGTCGCTTGACCTCGACAGTCCGTTGAAATGGTGGGATTGGCGTAGAAGACTGCATGCCTTTGTTTGGCTCAAAAGAGAGAATGTGGAAAATAAAAATAAATTGACTGATATTTGGCATAATTATAAGTTTCTTTGTCAGGAGATCTCTAGGGTGCGCGCCGACAAACTTGGTCACCAGATTGCTGAAATTTCTCAAAAATCTACAGTCACGGAGCTTGAGGTTATCAAATCAGAGGTTCTGGAAATACTGCGTCTACCTTCAAGCATTAATCGCATCAAAGCGATGGCTGAAAAACAAATGGGCTTTTATTGTAAGCATTTAGGAGTTTGTTATGTGGAAAAACTGCCATCAGTTGATTCGGCTAAGCAGAAGTTTTTTGAAAAATTAATTGAGCTTGAAAAAATTGCTCTTAAAAACAATATTAATTACGGATTTGTCCCAGTAATATATCGGGACGAATCCAGACAAACTATATGAATATTTTAAATTTTGCCAAGCTTTACTTTGTTGCTGTCCCGATTTTCTTTGCTCTTGATATGCTTTGGCTGGTGGTTATTGCCAAGGATACCTATCAGAAATATATGGGCCACCTAATGAAGCCGATGCCGAACTGGCCAGTGGCCATTCTTTTTTACTTATTATTTTTGGTCGGTCTGATTATTTTTGCCATTTATCCAGCGGTGCGTGAAAACTCTTGGACATATGCCTTGCTGTACGGTGCCATGTTTGGTTTTTTTACCTATATGACCTTTGACTTGACCAGCCTTGCCGTGCTTAAGGATTATTCCTGGCAGATTACCATTATTGATATTATCTGGGGCATCGTCTTGTCTTCAACTGTTTCTGTCGCCACGTTTTTTATTGGTAGAAATTTTTTTAACTAATAATTATATGACAATTCTCTATACTCAAGTTGTCGCCCTCATAGTATTCATGAATCTTTGGTTCTTGTATGCAGCGATAAAAAGCAGGAACGATGTGGCTGATGTAGCTTGGGGTCTCGGCTTCGTTTTGTTGGCATTGATAGGCGCCTTGATGAATCCTAGCACAAAAAATATCTTCTTGTTTTTGTTGGTTGCAATTTGGGGATTTCGGTTGGCTTATCATATTGGCACTAGATTTTTAAAAAGTGACAAGGAGGATAGTCGATATCAGAAAATGCGAGAAGGCTGGAGCGGTTCCGGGATAGTCAATTCATGGTACCGAATATTCATGGTGCAGGGCGGGTTACTGCTGTTAGTTGGGGCGAGTATTTTGGCTGTGAGCAGTTCTCCGGCTAGTAGTTTTAGTTTAGTAAACATTTTAGGTGTGCTGATTTGGTTATTCGGCATAGTTTTTGAGACTATTGGCGATCGGCAACTTAAATCATTTCTGAGTAAAGAAGAAAACAGGGGACATATCATGAAAACCGGACTCTGGCGCTATACTCGCCATCCAAACTACTTTGGTGAAGCAACTTTGTGGTGGGGAATCTGGTTCATTACTTTTGGTACACAATTTTTTTGGCTAGGCCTTGTTGGACCAATTACCATAACCATACTCTTGCGGTTTGTCTCCGGTGTGCCATTGGCCGAGAAACGATATACTGATAACCAGGAGTTTATTGAGTATGCCAAAAAAACTCCAGCGATGGTGCCTAATTTTTTTATAAAGCAGTAATTAAGTATGATTCTAAAATCAACGTAAATACATGACCACAGACAAGAGCCAAAATGAAGAAATTATTAATCTCAGTAATATATCGAAATCTTTTTTTGAGAACGGAAAGGAAATTAGTATCCTAAAAGATTTGAACTTGACGGTCAGGAGGGGTGAGAAGATTGGCATTATCGGTCCCTCAGGATCTGGTAAATCGACCATTCTCTCAATCATGGCTGGATTGGACAGGCCGGATGCTGGTGAGGTTATCGTTAATTCAAAAAATTTGAATAATTTGTCAGAGGTTGACTTGGCTAAATTTAGAAATCAGGATATCGGCATTATTTTTCAGTCCTTCGAACTAATTTTGCCTTTCACAGTAAAAGAAAATGTCGCGGCTCCACAAGAAATTAGCGGGGCTAGTGATAATGATTTTATTCTATCTCTCTTGGAAAGTGTTAAATTATCACAAAAAACCAATAGTGGAGTTAATAACCTTTCAGGTGGGGAAAAACAACGTACGGCTATCGCCAGAAGTTTGTCCAATAAACCGGAGATTATACTCGCGGACGAACCAACTGGGTCTCTAGATAGAATCACCGGCAAGAGTGTTCTGGATCTCTTAATAAACCTAACCGAGGAGGAAAACAAGGTTCTAATAATAATTACTCATGATGAAGAGATAGCCAAGAAAATGGACAGGGTGTATGTACTAAAGGACAGAAAGCTGATTTTGATTTAGTATGATATTCAAATATTCACGAAAAATTTTATACAAAGAGAAGGAGAAGTTTTTCTTGCCTTTTATTTCCATCCTACTTACATCAAGCGTGGTGGTTTTGTCATATTTTTTGATATCATCAACCTCGGCGTATCTGTCAGCTAGGGACAAGGAGTTTATCGGTGGTGACGTCGCCATAGAATCAAGTAAAATTTTTGATATCAGTACTTATTTATCTGAAAACAAAATAAAAAAAATTACTAAGCAGATTAATTTTCAGGGCCTGATATCAAGCAAGGAAAATGCCACGGGGGTTGATTTTACGTTTGTTGATCAAAACTTTCCCTTGTATGGTGTTGTAGGGCTAGAGTCTGGTAGCTATATTCATCCAAATAATAACGAGATATACATCGACGAAAACCTCAAGCAGAGCTTGAACCTCAAAATTGGCGATACTTTGAAATTTAATGATCGAGATTTTTTTGTTAAAGGGGTCGTAACGCAGAATCCGGAAAGTTTATTGAGTGGTTTTTCATTTTCCCCCAAGGTTATCTTGTCTGAGGAGGCGATAGCGTATAGCCAAATCGATTTAGCTTTGTTTCGAAAAGAATACAGGGCAAAGGCCATTGTTATCAATGAATTTAATAAAGAAGAAAAAACATCTCTCAAAGAACAGGCTAGAAAAAATGGAGCAAGGGTAAACTTTGAGGGTGGTGGAGAGTCTGGACTTCAATTTGGACTCGAGGTGGTGAAAAACTTTTTGATCGTGGTAATTCTGGTTATAATTATACTGGCCCTAGTCAATATATATTCATCCGTCAGCTTTTTAGCTGAGAGGCTCCGGAGAAGTTTTGCCATACTTATGGCGCTTGGATTAAAGGTGAAAGATGTTTACAAAATCCTACTCCTCGTAAATAGCTTTGTAATTTTAGCTGGGATTGTATTTGGCAGTATTTCGGCTTGCTTGTTGAATTCATGGATAATTAAGGTTGTTGGAATAAATTTTCAGATATATTTAACTGAAAATTTTAATCTCCTACAAATTATACTTATAGTTTTTTTGATATATATCACGAGTTTATTTGCCACTCTCCCGGTTATTAACAAATTAAAATCGCTTAGTCCAAAAGAATTGTTAATTAATTCCAAGAATAAGGAGAGCAGTGTTTATAAAAACATTTTTAAGGATATCTTGCTAGGGCTTTTCCCGGTAACTTTTATAGCGATTTATTTTCTCGAATCATTTTTTTACGGAGTAGCTGTTGTGGGAGTCATTATTATTACTTATGGCTTGGTAATGTTTTTTTACTCCTATGTAATTAAAGGATTCTATCGAATCAGATCATCATTTCCTTTTTTTATTAAACTTATAATATCTCAGAAAAAATTTGA carries:
- a CDS encoding FtsX-like permease family protein is translated as MIFKYSRKILYKEKEKFFLPFISILLTSSVVVLSYFLISSTSAYLSARDKEFIGGDVAIESSKIFDISTYLSENKIKKITKQINFQGLISSKENATGVDFTFVDQNFPLYGVVGLESGSYIHPNNNEIYIDENLKQSLNLKIGDTLKFNDRDFFVKGVVTQNPESLLSGFSFSPKVILSEEAIAYSQIDLALFRKEYRAKAIVINEFNKEEKTSLKEQARKNGARVNFEGGGESGLQFGLEVVKNFLIVVILVIIILALVNIYSSVSFLAERLRRSFAILMALGLKVKDVYKILLLVNSFVILAGIVFGSISACLLNSWIIKVVGINFQIYLTENFNLLQIILIVFLIYITSLFATLPVINKLKSLSPKELLINSKNKESSVYKNIFKDILLGLFPVTFIAIYFLESFFYGVAVVGVIIITYGLVMFFYSYVIKGFYRIRSSFPFFIKLIISQKKFDAFLGLITFASLFVALTAVFNLSILRSAIDEYLRGDLRNNIPSVYVLDLQKSQIDKFKSFYPDSTLFPNVRSRLVSIDGLDIQKELEKEDSKLDREFTREFNLTYRNNLLSSEEVVEGSFESIKKGEVSLEQDFAKRLNAKLGSMLVLNIQGFTLEAKVASIRKVDTRSGMPFFFLVFSPDDLEQFPNTSFGYLNIPADEIGNLSKKLSSDFPNVSLIDTSRVTRIAENIIGLLLIIVLIITIPPIVLSTLLIINIITIMSKDRKRDGARLMALGKTKKYLRNFFIFESSITLLLSSLTAYVFAVFLSNFLIIKFIEIDNRIYFDLVSFNIFISIFVGIIIVSFFIWTRGDRSIKDYLNYEENN
- a CDS encoding ABC transporter ATP-binding protein, which translates into the protein MTTDKSQNEEIINLSNISKSFFENGKEISILKDLNLTVRRGEKIGIIGPSGSGKSTILSIMAGLDRPDAGEVIVNSKNLNNLSEVDLAKFRNQDIGIIFQSFELILPFTVKENVAAPQEISGASDNDFILSLLESVKLSQKTNSGVNNLSGGEKQRTAIARSLSNKPEIILADEPTGSLDRITGKSVLDLLINLTEEENKVLIIITHDEEIAKKMDRVYVLKDRKLILI
- a CDS encoding DUF1295 domain-containing protein; translation: MTILYTQVVALIVFMNLWFLYAAIKSRNDVADVAWGLGFVLLALIGALMNPSTKNIFLFLLVAIWGFRLAYHIGTRFLKSDKEDSRYQKMREGWSGSGIVNSWYRIFMVQGGLLLLVGASILAVSSSPASSFSLVNILGVLIWLFGIVFETIGDRQLKSFLSKEENRGHIMKTGLWRYTRHPNYFGEATLWWGIWFITFGTQFFWLGLVGPITITILLRFVSGVPLAEKRYTDNQEFIEYAKKTPAMVPNFFIKQ
- a CDS encoding DUF523 domain-containing protein, with product MLRSETYILKDKINVGISACNFGALVRYNRKGWDRLESLGREKDAFIWTPVCPEVMSGLGVPRHPMKLVDGNGDDFWQGKSRMKNKKGENISNLIKEGALAALGNIQRANVEAFVFMDGSPSCGVYRTSLKNARLGKPPGIFGSLLLKEQLFLIPSLDLDSPLKWWDWRRRLHAFVWLKRENVENKNKLTDIWHNYKFLCQEISRVRADKLGHQIAEISQKSTVTELEVIKSEVLEILRLPSSINRIKAMAEKQMGFYCKHLGVCYVEKLPSVDSAKQKFFEKLIELEKIALKNNINYGFVPVIYRDESRQTI
- a CDS encoding DUF2177 family protein, with protein sequence MNILNFAKLYFVAVPIFFALDMLWLVVIAKDTYQKYMGHLMKPMPNWPVAILFYLLFLVGLIIFAIYPAVRENSWTYALLYGAMFGFFTYMTFDLTSLAVLKDYSWQITIIDIIWGIVLSSTVSVATFFIGRNFFN